The region TCATCGAAAATTGAAGAATATATCCATATGCTCAATAACTTACTCACTTTGTTTTCCAGATTATCAAATTATGCCAGTCTGACCATGAGCGTTGATGCGAAAAACGAAAAGGCTGCTGAAGTCGATGAAAAGCTGGATGAGAAAATTGCAGAGCTTACATCTCCCCAGGTTAAGTTTCAAAAATGGCTTACTACTTTGGATGATCTAAATAAAATAATTAAATCATCACCTATAATAAAGGAGCATGAATTTTTCTTAAAAGAGCTTAAAGAAAAGGGCAAATACCTTTTAAGCGAAAAAGAAGAGGTATTGATATCAAAAATGAAAAACACAGGTTCCAATGCCTGGACAAAGCTGCAGAATCTGCTTGTTTCAACTCTCCTTGTTGATATTGTAATAGATGGGGAAGAAAAACACCTGCCCCTGCCGGTAATAAGAAATATGGCATATGAAAGCAATAAGGATTTAAGAAAAGCAGCATTTGATTCAGAGCTAAAAGCCTATAAGAAGTTGGAGGAATCCTCAGCTGCCTGCTTAAACGGAATCAAAGGTGAAGTACAGACCCTATCAAAATTAAGAGGATTCTCATCTCCCCTTGAAAAAACTCTTATAGATTCCAGAATGGATATGGAAACCCTGGATACCATGCTAAAAGCCATGGTTGAGAGCCTTCCTCATTTTGAAAAGTATTATATCAGAAAGGCTGAAGTTCTAGGTCATAAAAATGGTCTTCCTTTTTACGACATCTTCGCCCCCATGGGCAACGTAAATATGCAGTTTACATATGGTGAAGCAAGAGAATATATAGTCAAAAACTTCAGTACCTTCAGCAGAAAACTTGGAGACTTTGCAAATACCGCCTTTGAAAAAGGGTGGATTGATGCGGAACCAAGAGAAGGTAAAAGAGGCGGAGCCTTTTGTTCAAACCTGCATGTGATAAAGGAAAGCAGGATTTTAACCAATTTTACCGGAAGCTTCAGTAATGTGA is a window of Oxobacter pfennigii DNA encoding:
- a CDS encoding M3 family oligoendopeptidase; this encodes MDLRWSLKELYSSFESREFKGDFEKLNQDIENIKHWVDKNLKNTKHLSSKIEEYIHMLNNLLTLFSRLSNYASLTMSVDAKNEKAAEVDEKLDEKIAELTSPQVKFQKWLTTLDDLNKIIKSSPIIKEHEFFLKELKEKGKYLLSEKEEVLISKMKNTGSNAWTKLQNLLVSTLLVDIVIDGEEKHLPLPVIRNMAYESNKDLRKAAFDSELKAYKKLEESSAACLNGIKGEVQTLSKLRGFSSPLEKTLIDSRMDMETLDTMLKAMVESLPHFEKYYIRKAEVLGHKNGLPFYDIFAPMGNVNMQFTYGEAREYIVKNFSTFSRKLGDFANTAFEKGWIDAEPREGKRGGAFCSNLHVIKESRILTNFTGSFSNVTTLAHELGHGYHGACLTEVSYLNSDYPMPIAETASTFCETIIMNAAIKTASKEEAFTLLETNISDAGQVIVDIYSRFLFESELFERRKESSPSVKELKEMMLNAQKKAYGSGLDPEFLHPYMWINKPHYYYADSNFYNFPYAFGLLFSKGLYAEYLKRGAAFVEQYDKLLSITGKNNLYDIAKSAGVDIHSIDFWRSSLSLVIADIYKFIEMSKN